The following DNA comes from Mugil cephalus isolate CIBA_MC_2020 chromosome 6, CIBA_Mcephalus_1.1, whole genome shotgun sequence.
ACAGACTCTTTGCGACATAAACCTATCAGTTTGTAACATGGGCTGCTGGTCTTAAAGTTATTCAACACGTTCTCACCATTTCAGTCTGTATTATTAATTAGACACGAGGATGACCTCTTCTCCACCGACCCGTGTTTGTGTGAACCCAGCGATGCTTTAGTTATCCCGCCAATGTCCAGACCGAAAGTTAAATAGATGGGACTATCAACTATTTAGCCTTGTCTGAGTAATGTATTGTTAATAATCATACATTTTCGATGTTAATTTTGTTCTTTATGTCTGTTAACCTAGTTACTTTAAGGGCATGACTGTTGTACCCATTTGTcatagctttgtttttttttatggactTGCTAGTGCTAACAGTCAcgaggtttgtttttgtcacgCCTCTGCAAATTAAACCTTGGTTCAGTCTTGGGATCGCTTCAGGTTTGACGTCTGATACTGTTTAACAGACAACATTTAATGTATTGTTTTAGGTGTTAAAGATGGCTATGGTAAAGAGTGGCTGGCTCCATCGACAAAGTGAGTATTCATATATTGTCAATACAGAAATGAATGTCCAGATGGTAATGTGATAtcctgtgaaaagaaaaagaacttgACTGCAGCATATATCCATAAGGTACCATATTGCGTCGGTGGAAAAGAAACTGGTTTGACTTATGGGCTGATGGACGGCTGGTGTTCTACAATGATCAACAACGGCGTGACTTGGAGGACGACATCCACATGAGGGTCAACTGCATTAACATCCGCAGCTCTGCCGCATGTCAGGGTACGTCCGCCCACGCCCGTGCCATGGTCTCACAGTGTAATCACAGACGGTTTGACTCCTATTGTAAATGTGTCACCTTTCTTTTTGTCCTGCCGCATTGTTCTTTTTTAGATCTGAACCCACCGGAGGGGAAGAAGCGCGATTCCCTGCTCCAGATAGTGTGCAGAGATGGACGGGTCATCAGTCTGTGTGCAGACAGTGCAGACGATGCTCTGTAAGAACACACATACGTGCTGAGTCATTATAGCAGATGATAAATTGTTTCTCATTTTGCattgacacattttaacattcTGAGTTAAAACgtattctgtgtttgtgcttccaAATTGATGTCCTCTCTTTGTTGCAGGGCATGGACCATGGCGCTCCAGGATGCCAGAATTAATACGGTGagattttgtttgttgtcttaTTATCCAAAGTAGCTCTGCCTAAAACTGATCACTAATTGCATTTACGTGATTTGATAAAGACTGGGAACACAAGATGGGGGATTAATGATATTGTTGTGTATCATGCTAACATACATACGGTCTTTGTGGGAGTAATACTGGATGTTTCTGCTGCTATTTCCATTTTGTCTTAATGTCATGTAGCTCACTTTAATGGCGCTGGCGAGTTTTAGTGGCCTAATTCATGTTGTTGGATATTTTTAGGTGGTCGCTACTCCTCAGATTGGGTTTGCACAGGAAGTGACGGCGTCGGCTCCTCCACCTTACTCAGAATATGCTCCCCCACAGGTACGAGGCATAAACAGTAGGCACATGAAATTGCTTTTTTAGCACTGATGAATTTAGAAAGATGGCAGCATCTTGCAACAGGATGGTTCATCGAAGTTTTTGGATACACAAGGTTTGATGTTACCCCAAGTGAAAACCAAGGACCTGATTAAAAAACATATGAGTATTGCTACAAAACAGGGAATAAAGCTGGAGCTTGCTGCCCTCTTCCAGTGTAGTCCTGGACATATCTATAAAACAGTACTTGGGACATCGATCATGTGACTGTTATTATAAAGGCTTGTACTGaccttgaatgttttttgtttttttttctgtaacttttCACCAGGTGTATGCCCCAGGCCCCTATGGAGACTATGTTGCACCTCCTCCACATGCCACACAGATTGTATACTCTGCTGATGGGCAGCCCTATGCTGTTGCTTATCCTTACCAGTACCCAGGTAAAATAATAACTCCATATTATTCCAGTCTGCGAACTATACTTTCAGATAAAAGCTACATATCAGCCATGTCTTAGTTTAGTGCATTGGCGTGCTAGCATTAAGCCGATTAGCAAGTATTTCGCCTCTAGATAAATACTTGATCACACAAAAGCTTTTATAGCCTTTGGTTGTGACTGGAGTCTTGTGTGAGAAGAAGTAGAATATATTATtttgagtaaataaaaaatgttataatCGAAAACTTGCTATTCCTGCTTTGTAGGTGGGTACGCTGCTCCTGGAGTGAACCACGTCATCATCCGAGAGCGTCAGCGCGACGACGGAGGAGACGTGGCTCTGGGCATGCTCGCTGGAGCAGCAACTGGTCTAGCACTcggctctctcttctctgtcttctaGTTGGTGACTAGTGTACATTCATGATTAGCACACACTTCCCCTGTATTCACAGCCTGTCTTCTCCGTGCCATCACATGAGTTGAATGAAATGTGTCTGCTGGGCTACATCTATGAAGCATGACTGTGATGGGatttctctctatatatattaatatatatattaatatatacacatgcgatatacatatatatacacatacactgatTCATCgcaacatttaaaccaccttcctaatattatgtaggtctcccctgtccCTCTAGGAGAAGTCTGACTCATTGGACacaggtcttctgagggtgtcctgtggcgtctggctCAAGGATGTT
Coding sequences within:
- the plekhb2 gene encoding pleckstrin homology domain-containing family B member 2: MAMVKSGWLHRQSTILRRWKRNWFDLWADGRLVFYNDQQRRDLEDDIHMRVNCINIRSSAACQDLNPPEGKKRDSLLQIVCRDGRVISLCADSADDALAWTMALQDARINTVVATPQIGFAQEVTASAPPPYSEYAPPQVYAPGPYGDYVAPPPHATQIVYSADGQPYAVAYPYQYPGGYAAPGVNHVIIRERQRDDGGDVALGMLAGAATGLALGSLFSVF